The following are encoded together in the Primulina tabacum isolate GXHZ01 chromosome 18, ASM2559414v2, whole genome shotgun sequence genome:
- the LOC142533002 gene encoding F-box/FBD/LRR-repeat protein At5g56420-like: protein MVMASMDIISSLPDPIICHILSFLPNHFSAKTSVLARRWRYLWNYVRDRRFNDLEYYKFNHNCQPFSDMVDNVLSLHNGSIDSLIIRSDDVASQCQIDAWISTAIARNVQVLRLCDFSDVTLTQCRFKCNTLIELTLQNFKISAKPGDVCLPRLKKLHLRYNCYENGESLPNLVSGCLAIEDLVIERKLCDNMGCCYVSSPTLKSSVLWSKFHCYMLERHYEHKVVLDIPSVQYLDIKDKYSHTILSEKLSSMFVAKSFLSYDHDSETNIRHWRNLSQLVERLSNAESQTFRSCTMMEHQNLTFSFATTRFHNLIKLELEADWYLLSELLESAYKLEFLTIREVNEVNCWREPKNLPECLLSSLKYVSISGFAGGEHELNMVSYIMMHAKVLKIVRIDTKSRCRREDLHSKLVSYLPRGAHECRLTFI from the exons ATGGTAATGGCTTCCATGGATATAATCAGCAGCTTGCCAGACCCAATTATATGCCATATTCTCTCTTTTCTCCCAAACCATTTTTCTGCGAAAACTAGTGTTTTAGCCAGAAGATGGAGGTACCTATGGAACTATGTCCGCGATCGTCGTTTCAACGACCTAGAATATTATAAGTTTAATCACAATTGTCAACCATTTTCGGACATGGTTGACAATGTTCTGTCGCTTCACAATGGGTCAATAGATAGTTTAATTATCCGCTCAGATGATGTTGCTAGCCAATGTCAAATTGATGCATGGATCAGCACTGCCATTGCACGCAATGTTCAGGTTCTTCGTCTCTGTGATTTCTCTGATGTTACTTTGACTCAATGTCGTTTCAAGTGTAACACTCTGATTGAATTGActcttcaaaattttaaaatctctgCCAAGCCCGGTGATGTATGTTTGCCTAGACTCAAGAAACTCCATCTTCGCTATAATTGCTATGAGAATGGTGAGTCCCTTCCTAACTTGGTTTCTGGGTGTTTAGCTATTGAGGATTTGGTCATTGAAAGAAAGTTATGTGACAACATGGGCTGTTGTTATGTAAGTTCACCCACTCTAAAATCCTCTGTGTTGTGGTCTAAGTTTCATTGTTATATGTTAGAGCGCCATTATGAACACAAGGTAGTGTTAGATATCCCCTCGGTTCAATATCTTGACATAAAAGATAAATATTCCCACACTATTCTATCCGAAAAGCTATCCTCCATGTTTGTAGCAAAAAGTTTTCTTTCCTATGATCACGATTCCGAAACAAACATCAGACATTGGAGGAATTTGTCTCAACTTGTTGAAAGGCTGTCTAATGCCGAAAGTCAAACATTTAGAAGTTGCACCATGATGGAG CATCAGAACCTGACATTCTCCTTTGCAACAACAAGGTTCCATAATTTGATCAAACTGGAATTAGAAGCTGATTGGTATTTGTTGTCAGAATTGCTTGAAAGTGCTTATAAGCTAGAATTCCTTACTATCCGAGAG GTAAATGAAGTAAATTGTTGGAGGGAGCCTAAGAATTTACCGGAGTGTCTATTATCATCCCTTAAATATGTATCAATCAGTGGATTTGCAGGTGGAGAGCATGAGTTGAACATGGTAAGTTATATTATGATGCATGCTAAAGTCTTGAAGATCGTAAGGATAGATACAAAGTCTCGTTGTCGTCGTGAAGACCTCCATTCTAAGCTGGTTTCTTATCTTCCACGGGGAGCTCATGAATGTCGGCTTACTTTCATTTGA